A genomic region of Salinibacter pepae contains the following coding sequences:
- a CDS encoding heme/hemin ABC transporter substrate-binding protein, which yields MSRLLLSLLAGALFLAPPADGQSPADPSRIVTLGGSVTEIVYALGAGDQVVGVDASSVYPDAATETPSVGYFRQVPAEGVLSLDPSLILALDGTGPPAVLDQFRSAGVRTVLVPDTSSVAGAKQKIRRIAGLLGREARADSLIRNMEEDLEAARALRRRAESTPEVLFIYARGSGSMSVAGQGSSAEAMIELAGGENAITGFDGFKPMSAEAVVGAEPDVILMLTRGLESIGGVEGLMEQPGIPLTPAGENRRVVAMDDLLLLGFGPRLGTAVKGLTEKLHPALESAAPSSSASQQ from the coding sequence ATGTCTCGACTCCTCCTCAGCCTCCTTGCCGGCGCACTTTTCCTCGCGCCTCCCGCCGACGGCCAATCCCCCGCCGACCCCAGCCGCATCGTCACGCTCGGCGGCTCCGTTACCGAGATCGTGTACGCGCTGGGAGCCGGCGACCAGGTCGTGGGGGTCGACGCGTCGAGCGTCTACCCGGACGCGGCCACCGAGACCCCCAGCGTGGGCTACTTCCGACAGGTGCCCGCAGAGGGCGTCCTCTCGCTCGACCCGTCGCTGATTTTGGCGCTGGACGGCACCGGGCCGCCCGCCGTCCTCGACCAGTTTCGGAGTGCGGGCGTCCGCACTGTGCTGGTGCCTGACACGTCGAGCGTCGCAGGGGCGAAGCAGAAGATTCGGCGGATCGCCGGGCTGCTCGGGCGCGAGGCGAGGGCCGACTCGCTGATCCGGAACATGGAGGAGGACCTGGAGGCGGCCCGCGCGCTCCGTCGGCGGGCCGAGTCGACGCCGGAGGTGCTCTTCATCTACGCCCGGGGCAGCGGGTCGATGAGCGTAGCGGGCCAGGGGAGCTCGGCGGAGGCGATGATCGAGCTGGCCGGGGGCGAAAACGCCATCACCGGCTTCGACGGCTTCAAGCCGATGTCCGCCGAGGCGGTGGTGGGCGCCGAGCCGGACGTGATTCTCATGCTCACGCGGGGGCTGGAGAGCATCGGCGGCGTGGAGGGGCTGATGGAGCAGCCGGGCATTCCGCTTACGCCCGCCGGCGAGAACCGACGCGTGGTGGCGATGGACGACCTGCTTCTGCTCGGGTTTGGCCCCCGGCTCGGAACGGCGGTGAAGGGGCTCACGGAGAAGCTGCACCCCGCCCTGGAGTCGGCCGCGCCTTCGTCGTCTGCATCCCAACAGTAG
- a CDS encoding HmuY family protein has translation MSILFHSRRLHHTMRRISSLLSILLLGGALALTGCDSTGVSGGDGGNDAPLTMTRVENLPGDPDTTGSGGYPQGHNRFAFFSLRDSSVVLHSDEKARTDSASTTWDLAFRGTDIIVNGGPNGPGQGAAHVAENAFQEVSEVTPDSLTHHAVEDWYNYNENGNHVVRPTPGHTIVVRTADGDSYAKLRILSYYEGAPDNPAESGAESRYYTFEYVLQDDGTSFE, from the coding sequence ATGAGCATTCTCTTTCACAGTCGACGACTGCACCACACCATGCGACGCATCTCCTCCCTTCTTTCGATTCTACTTCTCGGCGGCGCCCTCGCCCTCACCGGCTGCGACAGCACCGGCGTGTCCGGCGGCGACGGAGGAAACGACGCCCCCCTCACCATGACCCGTGTCGAGAACCTCCCTGGCGACCCCGACACCACCGGCAGCGGGGGGTACCCACAGGGGCACAACCGGTTTGCCTTCTTCAGTCTTCGGGACAGCTCTGTCGTCCTGCACTCCGACGAGAAGGCCCGCACTGATTCGGCCTCCACCACGTGGGACCTCGCCTTCCGGGGCACCGACATTATTGTGAACGGCGGCCCGAACGGTCCCGGACAAGGCGCAGCCCACGTCGCCGAGAACGCCTTTCAGGAGGTCTCCGAGGTGACTCCCGATAGCCTCACCCATCACGCCGTAGAGGACTGGTACAACTACAACGAAAACGGCAACCACGTCGTCCGCCCAACGCCGGGCCACACCATCGTCGTCCGTACCGCCGATGGGGACTCGTACGCCAAGCTCCGCATCCTCAGCTACTACGAGGGCGCCCCCGACAATCCGGCCGAGAGCGGCGCCGAGTCGCGCTACTACACGTTCGAGTACGTCCTTCAGGACGACGGCACGAGCTTCGAGTGA